The following proteins are co-located in the Tardibacter chloracetimidivorans genome:
- a CDS encoding lysine--tRNA ligase, whose product MPNGTEEQQTLTEFRDAAVLSKAWPFEEARKLLNRYKDGTPAKGHVLFETGYGPSGLPHIGTFGEVARTNMVRRAYEILSDTATRLVAFSDDMDGLRKVPDNVPNQEMMAQHLGKPLTQVPDPFGKFESFAHHNNAMLRDFLDRFGFEYEFVSATECYRAGRFDDALKSVLTHYETIMGVMLPTLREDRRKTYSPILPVCPRTGVVLQVPLTEWNAEAGTVSYYDPEDGQDVTVSILSGGAKLQWKVDWAMRWVALGVDYEMAGKDLIDSVTQSSKIARILGARPPEGFNYEMFLDEKGEKISKSKGNGLSIEEWLTYATPESLALYMYREPRKAKQLHFGVIPKTVDEYYQFLGGYAGQPVEQKLGNPVFHIHGGNPPANVPPVSFALLLNLVAVAGTSDKAVLWGFVSRYVPGATAETQPELDRLLDYALAYHRDFIAPTLKRRAPDEREAAALSDLDARLAALPQDAAADAIQSEVFEAGKAAGFEPLRDWFKALYETLLGSSQGPRMGSFIALYGIANARKLIAEALRG is encoded by the coding sequence ATGCCGAACGGAACAGAAGAGCAACAGACCTTGACCGAGTTTCGCGACGCAGCCGTCCTTTCCAAAGCCTGGCCGTTCGAGGAGGCGCGCAAGCTGCTGAACCGGTACAAGGACGGGACGCCCGCCAAGGGCCATGTGCTGTTCGAAACCGGCTATGGCCCGTCCGGATTGCCGCATATCGGCACCTTCGGCGAGGTGGCGCGCACCAACATGGTGCGCCGCGCCTATGAGATATTGTCCGACACGGCCACCCGCCTCGTCGCGTTTTCCGACGATATGGACGGGCTGCGGAAGGTGCCGGACAATGTGCCCAATCAGGAGATGATGGCCCAGCATCTCGGCAAGCCGCTGACGCAGGTGCCGGACCCGTTCGGCAAGTTCGAGAGCTTTGCCCATCACAACAACGCCATGCTGCGCGATTTCCTCGACCGCTTCGGCTTTGAATATGAGTTCGTCTCCGCCACCGAATGCTATCGCGCGGGCCGGTTCGACGATGCGTTGAAGTCCGTGCTCACCCACTATGAAACGATCATGGGCGTGATGCTGCCGACGCTGCGCGAGGACCGGCGCAAGACCTATTCGCCGATCTTGCCCGTTTGCCCCAGGACGGGCGTGGTGCTTCAGGTACCGCTCACCGAGTGGAACGCAGAGGCCGGGACCGTCAGCTATTATGACCCGGAAGACGGGCAGGACGTGACCGTCTCCATCCTTTCCGGCGGTGCCAAGCTGCAATGGAAGGTAGATTGGGCGATGCGCTGGGTGGCGCTTGGCGTCGACTATGAGATGGCGGGCAAGGATCTGATCGATTCGGTCACCCAGTCGTCGAAGATCGCCCGCATCCTTGGCGCGCGGCCGCCCGAAGGCTTCAACTATGAGATGTTCCTCGACGAAAAGGGCGAGAAGATCTCAAAGTCCAAGGGCAACGGCCTGTCGATCGAGGAGTGGCTGACCTATGCCACGCCCGAAAGCCTTGCGCTCTACATGTATCGCGAGCCGAGGAAGGCCAAGCAGCTTCACTTCGGCGTGATCCCGAAGACGGTGGACGAATATTACCAGTTCCTCGGCGGCTATGCGGGCCAGCCGGTGGAGCAGAAGCTCGGCAATCCGGTGTTCCACATCCACGGCGGCAATCCGCCCGCCAATGTGCCGCCGGTGAGCTTTGCGCTGCTGCTGAACCTTGTCGCGGTTGCGGGCACGAGCGACAAGGCCGTGCTGTGGGGCTTTGTTTCCCGCTATGTGCCGGGCGCGACTGCGGAAACCCAGCCGGAACTCGACCGGCTGCTCGACTATGCGCTTGCCTATCACCGCGATTTCATCGCCCCGACGCTGAAGCGCCGCGCGCCTGACGAACGCGAGGCGGCGGCGCTCAGCGACCTTGACGCGCGCCTCGCCGCCCTGCCCCAAGACGCAGCGGCGGATGCGATCCAGAGCGAAGTGTTCGAAGCGGGCAAGGCCGCCGGGTTCGAGCCGTTGCGCGACTGGTTCAAGGCGCTGTACGAGACGCTGCTCGGCTCCTCACAGGGGCCGCGCATGGGCTCGTTCATCGCGCTCTACGGAATCGCCAACGCCCGCAAGCTCATCGCCGAGGCGCTGAGGGGGTAA
- a CDS encoding acyl carrier protein, whose product MSDVAERVKKIVVEHLGVEAEKVTEEASFIDDLGADSLDTVELVMAFEEEFGVEIPDDAAEKILTVKDAISYIEANNA is encoded by the coding sequence ATGAGCGACGTCGCCGAGCGCGTGAAGAAGATCGTGGTTGAGCACCTGGGCGTTGAAGCCGAGAAGGTGACCGAAGAGGCGAGCTTCATTGACGACCTGGGCGCTGACAGCCTCGACACCGTCGAGCTCGTCATGGCGTTTGAAGAAGAATTCGGTGTCGAGATTCCGGACGACGCGGCGGAAAAGATTCTGACCGTGAAGGACGCGATCTCCTATATCGAGGCGAACAACGCCTGA
- the fabF gene encoding beta-ketoacyl-ACP synthase II — protein sequence MRRVVVTGLGLVTPLGSDVETVWGNILASKSGAGTIERFDPTDYACRIACEVKPGDGSGVTFDASKRVDHKIQRQVDPFIVYGIDAAGQAIEDAGLLDMTEEERLRAGSSIGSGIGGLPGIESESIVLYEKGPRRVSPHFVHGRLINLISGQVSIKYGLMGPNHAVVTACSTGAHSIGDAARMIALDDADVMLAGGAESAICPLGIAGFSQARALSTAFNDQPEKASRPYDQARDGFVMGEGAGVVVLEEYERAKKRGAKIYAEVIGYGLSGDAYHVTAPHPEGSGGFRSMQMAFKKAGLNPEDVDYINAHGTSTPLGDELELGAVRRLFGSAIDNVSMSSTKSAIGHLLGGAGAVESIFCMLSLRDQIVPPTLNLDNPSESCAGVDLVPHVAKKRKVRAVLNNSFGFGGTNASLIMRSI from the coding sequence ATGCGGCGAGTGGTCGTGACCGGGCTGGGTCTCGTGACGCCTCTGGGCAGCGATGTCGAGACCGTCTGGGGCAACATTCTGGCCTCGAAATCGGGCGCGGGGACGATCGAGCGGTTCGATCCCACCGATTACGCCTGTCGCATCGCCTGCGAAGTGAAGCCCGGCGACGGCAGCGGCGTGACCTTTGACGCAAGCAAGCGCGTCGATCACAAGATCCAGCGCCAGGTCGATCCGTTCATCGTCTATGGAATCGATGCGGCCGGTCAGGCGATCGAGGACGCGGGTCTTCTCGACATGACCGAGGAAGAACGGCTGCGCGCGGGCAGCTCGATCGGCTCGGGAATCGGCGGACTGCCCGGCATCGAAAGCGAATCCATCGTTCTTTATGAAAAGGGGCCACGCCGCGTCTCCCCGCATTTCGTGCACGGCCGGCTCATCAACCTCATCTCCGGCCAAGTGTCGATCAAATACGGGCTGATGGGGCCGAACCATGCAGTCGTCACCGCCTGCTCCACGGGCGCGCACTCGATCGGCGACGCGGCGCGGATGATCGCGCTGGATGATGCCGACGTCATGCTCGCGGGTGGTGCGGAAAGCGCGATCTGCCCGCTTGGTATCGCCGGCTTCTCCCAGGCGCGCGCGCTGTCGACCGCTTTCAACGACCAGCCCGAAAAGGCGTCGCGCCCATATGACCAGGCCCGCGACGGCTTCGTCATGGGCGAAGGCGCGGGCGTGGTCGTGCTTGAGGAATATGAGCGCGCGAAGAAGCGCGGCGCGAAAATCTACGCCGAAGTGATCGGCTATGGCCTGTCGGGTGACGCCTATCACGTCACCGCGCCGCATCCGGAAGGTTCGGGCGGTTTTCGCTCGATGCAGATGGCGTTCAAGAAGGCGGGCCTCAATCCCGAGGACGTCGATTATATCAACGCGCACGGCACCTCCACCCCGCTTGGCGACGAGCTGGAGCTTGGCGCGGTGCGGCGGCTGTTTGGTTCGGCGATCGACAATGTGTCGATGTCGTCGACCAAATCCGCCATCGGCCATCTACTGGGCGGTGCGGGCGCGGTGGAATCGATCTTCTGCATGCTGAGCCTGCGCGACCAGATCGTGCCGCCGACGCTCAACCTCGACAATCCGAGCGAAAGCTGCGCGGGCGTCGATCTGGTTCCCCATGTCGCCAAGAAGCGCAAGGTCCGGGCCGTGCTGAACAACAGCTTCGGCTTTGGCGGCACCAATGCGTCGCTGATCATGCGGTCCATCTAA
- the fabD gene encoding ACP S-malonyltransferase, translated as MRAFVFPGQGSQSVGMGKALAEASAAAREVFQEVDDALGQNLFRLMAEGPEDQLTLTENAQPAIMANAIATLRVLEKEGGLMLADKADYVAGHSLGEYSALCGAQALDLATTSRLLKLRGRAMQAAVPVGEGAMAALLGADLEKARAIAAAAAEGEVCAVANDNDPGQVVISGAKGAIERAVAMAKDHGAKRALLLPVSAPFHCPLMQPAADAMAEALAKADLRAPLVPVYANVTAAPVADPDEIRRLLVAQVTGMVRWRESVAAMAEAGVTHFIELGGKVLGPMVKRIAPDARVTSAVSMDDIEALAKEI; from the coding sequence GTGAGGGCTTTTGTATTTCCGGGGCAGGGCAGCCAGTCCGTGGGCATGGGCAAGGCTTTGGCGGAGGCGAGCGCCGCCGCGCGCGAGGTCTTTCAGGAAGTGGACGACGCACTGGGCCAGAATCTCTTCCGCCTGATGGCGGAAGGCCCCGAAGACCAGCTCACGCTCACCGAAAACGCCCAGCCCGCCATCATGGCCAATGCGATTGCGACGCTCCGGGTGCTTGAGAAGGAAGGCGGGCTGATGCTCGCCGACAAGGCGGATTATGTCGCGGGCCATTCGCTGGGCGAATATAGCGCGCTGTGCGGCGCGCAGGCGCTGGACCTCGCCACCACGTCCAGGCTGCTGAAGCTGCGCGGCCGGGCGATGCAGGCGGCCGTTCCGGTCGGCGAGGGCGCAATGGCGGCGCTGCTTGGCGCGGACCTGGAAAAGGCGCGGGCAATCGCCGCCGCTGCGGCCGAGGGCGAGGTGTGCGCAGTCGCCAATGACAATGATCCAGGTCAGGTCGTGATCTCAGGCGCCAAGGGCGCGATCGAGCGCGCGGTGGCGATGGCCAAGGATCATGGCGCCAAGCGCGCGCTTCTGCTGCCGGTTTCCGCGCCGTTCCACTGCCCGCTGATGCAACCCGCCGCCGATGCCATGGCCGAGGCGCTCGCAAAGGCCGATCTGCGCGCGCCGCTGGTGCCGGTCTATGCCAATGTCACCGCCGCCCCGGTTGCCGATCCGGACGAGATTCGCCGCCTTCTGGTCGCGCAGGTGACGGGCATGGTGCGCTGGCGGGAAAGCGTGGCGGCGATGGCCGAGGCGGGCGTCACGCATTTCATCGAGCTGGGCGGCAAGGTGCTCGGCCCGATGGTGAAGCGCATCGCGCCCGACGCAAGGGTGACCAGCGCCGTTTCGATGGACGATATCGAAGCGCTGGCGAAGGAGATTTGA
- the fabG gene encoding 3-oxoacyl-[acyl-carrier-protein] reductase: protein MFDLTGLTALVTGASGGIGSAIARGLAAQGARVALSGTREDALKAVAVEIGGDAVVLPCNLSDPADVDGLVPRAVEALGGRLDILVNNAGVTRDNLAMRMKDEEWDQVIRINLEAAFRLIRAAAKPMMKARHGRIISITSVVGVTGNPGQANYAASKAGLIGMSKALAQELASRNITVNCVAPGFIHSAMTDVLPDAQKDALLQKIPAGKLGEGQDIAAAVAFLASAEAAYITGQTLHVNGGMAMI, encoded by the coding sequence ATGTTCGATCTGACGGGTTTGACGGCGCTGGTGACGGGCGCGAGCGGCGGCATCGGTTCCGCCATCGCCAGGGGGCTGGCGGCGCAGGGTGCGCGCGTCGCGCTGTCCGGCACGCGCGAGGATGCGCTGAAGGCGGTGGCGGTGGAGATCGGCGGCGATGCCGTGGTCCTGCCATGCAACCTGTCCGATCCGGCCGATGTCGACGGGCTGGTCCCCCGCGCGGTCGAGGCGCTGGGCGGCAGGCTCGACATCCTCGTCAACAACGCCGGGGTAACGCGCGACAATCTGGCGATGCGGATGAAGGACGAGGAGTGGGATCAGGTGATCCGCATCAATCTGGAAGCCGCGTTCCGCCTGATCCGCGCCGCCGCCAAGCCGATGATGAAGGCGCGGCACGGGCGCATCATCTCCATCACCTCGGTCGTGGGCGTCACCGGCAACCCCGGTCAGGCGAATTATGCGGCGTCGAAGGCGGGCCTGATCGGCATGTCCAAGGCGTTGGCGCAGGAGCTTGCAAGCCGCAACATCACGGTCAATTGCGTTGCGCCCGGCTTCATCCATTCGGCAATGACGGACGTGCTTCCCGACGCGCAGAAGGACGCGCTGCTCCAGAAGATTCCCGCCGGCAAGCTGGGCGAAGGGCAGGACATCGCCGCCGCCGTCGCCTTTCTGGCATCCGCGGAGGCGGCCTATATCACCGGCCAGACGCTTCATGTGAACGGCGGCATGGCAATGATCTAG
- the rplI gene encoding 50S ribosomal protein L9, with translation MQVILLERVEKLGLIGDVVTVKDGFARNFLLPRGKALRANEANKKKFEANRAQIEAENAKRREAAQKDSKGLEGKSVVLIRQASNTGQLYGSVSARDLADALEADGATVSKNQIVLDRPIKALGVYDVRVALHSEVAVVVKVNIARSPEEADLQAQGVDINAQFFEREAAGFTEAYDPNAEPGEIGREEPAEGEAEEA, from the coding sequence ATGCAAGTCATCCTGCTTGAACGGGTCGAGAAGCTGGGCCTCATCGGTGACGTGGTCACCGTGAAGGACGGCTTTGCCCGCAACTTCCTCCTGCCGCGCGGCAAGGCGCTGCGCGCCAACGAGGCGAACAAGAAGAAGTTCGAGGCCAACCGCGCCCAGATCGAAGCCGAAAACGCCAAGCGGCGTGAAGCCGCGCAGAAGGACTCAAAGGGTCTGGAAGGCAAGTCGGTCGTGCTTATCCGCCAGGCGTCGAATACCGGGCAGCTTTACGGCTCGGTCTCGGCGCGCGATCTGGCCGATGCGCTGGAAGCCGATGGCGCGACGGTGTCGAAGAACCAGATCGTGCTCGACCGGCCGATCAAGGCGCTCGGCGTCTATGACGTCCGCGTCGCGCTTCACTCCGAAGTGGCCGTGGTCGTGAAGGTCAATATCGCCCGCTCTCCGGAAGAGGCGGATCTTCAGGCGCAGGGCGTGGACATCAACGCCCAGTTCTTCGAGCGTGAGGCCGCCGGCTTTACCGAAGCCTATGATCCGAACGCGGAACCGGGTGAAATCGGCCGCGAGGAACCCGCCGAGGGCGAGGCCGAAGAAGCCTGA
- the rpsF gene encoding 30S ribosomal protein S6, with amino-acid sequence MPLYEHVFLARQDLAQTQVDGLAEAATKIIEDNGGKVAKVETWGLRNIAYRIRKNRKAHYVLMDIDAPAPAIAELERQTSINEDVIRYMTLRVDAHEAGPSVMMRKGDRDRERRGDRGDRGDRGDRGPRRERDDVAA; translated from the coding sequence ATGCCGCTCTACGAGCATGTCTTCCTCGCGCGTCAGGATCTGGCACAGACCCAGGTCGATGGACTCGCCGAGGCGGCAACCAAGATTATCGAGGACAATGGCGGCAAAGTCGCGAAGGTGGAGACCTGGGGTCTTCGCAATATCGCCTACCGCATCCGCAAGAACCGCAAGGCGCATTATGTCCTGATGGACATTGACGCCCCCGCCCCCGCCATCGCCGAGCTGGAACGCCAGACGTCGATCAACGAAGACGTGATCCGCTATATGACGCTGCGCGTCGATGCGCATGAAGCCGGACCTTCGGTGATGATGCGCAAAGGCGACCGCGACCGCGAACGCCGTGGTGATCGGGGCGACCGAGGTGATCGTGGTGATCGCGGCCCACGTCGCGAACGCGACGACGTGGCAGCGTAG
- a CDS encoding ATP-dependent DNA helicase, translating to MAAPLPYPALVASHAGNWIAFPGGETRAVGRGEGIARAADTPVILLNAPLTAARLGYPELSGLDLLELYAFIHPARFAVPTAAGMARALGLDPPENDSMAAAFLLRAADALLARLEGDWPEREGAWDSAQALLRTRWPWAQPVLERLKKPNKPERWLFSRLPEWEEGAPRPPARTVALSEADVAERLADLTGDGAEQRPGQRAYAQAAAMAFAPRREAGRPNMVLAEAGTGIGKTLGYLAPASLWAERAGGAVWLSTYTKALQRQLDRETGRLIADPAERARRVVVRKGRENYLCLLNLEEALQGGFQGRALILAHLAARWAAYSRDGDMVGGDMPGWLPSLFRRNGSNALTDRRGECVYAGCPHFRRCFIERASRASEHADLVVANHALVMLLAARGRETGGAPTRLVFDEGHHLFDAADSTFAVALTGQETIELRRWLLGPESRARGRRRGLAARLMDVASYDEQGAAAIEAIIRAARDLPSDGWLARLAEGDPFGPIERLLAEVRGTALARASAQDAGYGIETEVAELDASLVVAAGDAATALEELARPLAALQRRLEAVVEDAPDWLDAPARARIEGALGSLSLRAQTLAAWVALLARLGSAPDPDFVDWLAVDRVEGREYDIGVHRHWLDPARPLARVVLEPAHGALVTSATLKGADGWPSAEARIGAVHLDVEPARFAADSPFDYALNSEVLIVTDIKRGDLAALSGAYSRLIEAAGGGTLGLFTAIQRLKSVYARIADPLARAGLPLYAQHVDPIDTGTLVDIFRDDPHASLLGTDALRDGVDVPGHSLRMVVMEGVPWPRPTVLHGARRAAAGGSAYDDQVVRARLAQAFGRLIRRADDRGVFVLLSAATPSRLLTAFPPGTPVTRLTLDAAIAHVRARLSMTDRLVHHQNEDAE from the coding sequence ATGGCTGCTCCATTGCCTTATCCCGCGCTCGTTGCAAGCCATGCCGGCAACTGGATCGCCTTTCCGGGCGGCGAGACCCGGGCCGTGGGCCGGGGGGAGGGGATCGCCCGCGCGGCGGATACGCCCGTCATCCTGCTCAACGCGCCGCTCACCGCCGCCCGCCTTGGCTATCCCGAGCTTTCGGGCCTGGACCTGCTGGAGTTGTACGCCTTCATCCATCCCGCGCGCTTCGCCGTGCCGACGGCGGCGGGCATGGCGCGCGCGCTGGGGCTTGATCCGCCGGAAAACGACTCAATGGCCGCCGCATTCCTGCTCAGGGCCGCCGACGCGCTGCTCGCCCGGCTGGAGGGCGACTGGCCGGAGCGCGAGGGCGCATGGGATTCGGCGCAGGCGCTGCTGCGCACCCGCTGGCCCTGGGCGCAGCCCGTGCTGGAGCGGCTGAAGAAGCCGAACAAGCCCGAACGCTGGCTGTTCTCGCGCCTGCCGGAATGGGAGGAAGGCGCGCCCCGCCCCCCCGCACGCACCGTTGCGCTTTCCGAAGCCGATGTGGCGGAACGGCTGGCCGACCTGACCGGCGACGGGGCCGAACAGCGCCCCGGCCAGCGCGCCTATGCGCAGGCGGCCGCCATGGCCTTTGCGCCGCGCCGCGAAGCCGGGCGTCCCAATATGGTGCTGGCGGAAGCGGGCACCGGGATCGGCAAGACGCTCGGCTATCTCGCGCCTGCCTCGCTCTGGGCCGAACGGGCGGGCGGCGCGGTATGGCTTTCAACCTACACAAAGGCGCTGCAACGCCAGCTGGATCGCGAGACCGGGCGACTGATCGCCGATCCGGCGGAGCGCGCGCGGCGCGTCGTGGTGCGCAAGGGGCGGGAGAATTATCTCTGCCTGCTCAACCTTGAAGAGGCGCTGCAGGGCGGCTTTCAGGGGCGGGCGCTGATCCTTGCCCATCTCGCCGCGCGCTGGGCGGCCTATAGCCGCGACGGCGACATGGTGGGCGGCGACATGCCTGGCTGGCTGCCGTCGCTGTTCCGGCGCAACGGGTCGAACGCGCTCACCGACCGGCGCGGCGAGTGCGTCTATGCCGGATGCCCGCATTTTCGCCGCTGCTTCATCGAGCGGGCCTCCCGCGCCTCCGAACATGCCGATCTGGTCGTCGCCAATCATGCGCTGGTGATGCTTCTCGCCGCGCGCGGTCGCGAAACCGGCGGCGCGCCCACCCGGCTGGTGTTCGACGAAGGGCATCACCTGTTCGATGCCGCCGATTCCACCTTTGCCGTGGCGTTGACGGGGCAGGAGACGATCGAGCTTCGCCGCTGGCTGCTGGGGCCGGAATCGCGCGCGCGGGGGCGCAGGCGCGGGCTGGCCGCGCGGCTGATGGACGTCGCAAGCTATGACGAGCAGGGCGCCGCCGCGATCGAGGCGATCATTCGCGCCGCGCGCGATCTCCCGTCCGACGGCTGGCTGGCGCGGCTGGCGGAGGGCGATCCCTTCGGCCCGATCGAGCGGCTGCTGGCCGAGGTGCGGGGCACCGCGCTTGCCCGCGCCAGCGCGCAGGATGCGGGCTATGGCATAGAGACGGAGGTAGCTGAGCTGGACGCAAGCCTTGTCGTGGCGGCGGGCGATGCGGCGACCGCGCTGGAGGAACTGGCCCGCCCGTTGGCGGCGCTTCAGCGGCGGCTGGAGGCGGTGGTCGAAGACGCGCCCGACTGGCTGGACGCACCGGCGCGCGCACGCATCGAAGGGGCGCTTGGCAGCCTGTCCCTGCGGGCGCAGACGCTTGCCGCATGGGTGGCGCTGCTTGCGCGGCTGGGGAGCGCGCCCGACCCCGATTTCGTCGACTGGCTGGCGGTCGACCGGGTCGAAGGGCGGGAATATGACATTGGCGTCCATCGCCACTGGCTGGACCCCGCGCGGCCGCTGGCGCGGGTGGTGCTGGAGCCTGCCCATGGCGCGCTCGTCACCTCCGCCACGCTCAAGGGCGCGGACGGCTGGCCTTCCGCCGAGGCGCGCATCGGCGCTGTGCATCTGGATGTGGAACCGGCGCGGTTCGCCGCCGACAGCCCGTTCGATTATGCGCTCAACAGCGAAGTGCTGATCGTCACCGACATCAAGCGCGGCGACCTGGCGGCTCTGTCCGGTGCCTATTCGCGGCTGATCGAGGCAGCAGGCGGCGGCACGCTGGGGCTCTTCACTGCGATCCAGCGGCTGAAATCGGTCTATGCCCGCATTGCCGATCCGCTCGCCCGCGCCGGTCTGCCGCTCTATGCCCAGCATGTCGACCCGATCGACACCGGGACGCTGGTCGACATCTTCCGCGACGATCCCCATGCCTCGCTGCTCGGCACGGATGCGCTGAGGGACGGCGTGGATGTGCCCGGCCATTCGCTCAGGATGGTGGTGATGGAAGGCGTGCCATGGCCGCGCCCCACGGTGCTGCATGGGGCACGACGGGCAGCAGCTGGCGGATCGGCCTATGACGATCAGGTGGTGCGCGCCCGGCTGGCGCAAGCGTTCGGCCGGCTCATCCGGCGAGCCGATGATCGGGGCGTTTTCGTGCTGCTTTCCGCCGCCACGCCCTCGCGGCTGCTGACGGCTTTTCCGCCCGGCACGCCTGTCACGAGGCTGACACTTGACGCAGCCATTGCCCATGTTCGGGCAAGGCTTTCAATGACAGACCGATTGGTGCATCACCAGAACGAAGACGCTGAGTAG
- the mltG gene encoding endolytic transglycosylase MltG, whose translation MRVRKLLAILLVLAAVAVAAPFVYWHAPGPSKEDMTVQIPQGATLGAAARLLEEKQVLRDATLFRRLSRYLGSSDPIRAGEFAIPAGASAARILDILQHGTPVQRLITIPEGMPSILVHEKLMAEPLLTGTTEVPVEGSVLPDSYSFERGETRAAVLKRMQDAMKATLGELWKARKKTTPVKSPREAIILASIVEKETGKPEERRMVAGVYANRLRIGMALQADPTVIYPVTKGKPLGRRIRQSELKADNGYNTYARAGLPQGPIANPGRESIAAVLDPEPTKALYFVADGTGGHIFADTLAEHQANVEKWYALRRARGEM comes from the coding sequence ATGAGAGTGCGCAAACTTCTCGCCATCTTGCTGGTGCTCGCCGCCGTGGCGGTTGCCGCGCCCTTCGTCTACTGGCATGCGCCGGGTCCGTCCAAAGAGGACATGACCGTGCAGATTCCGCAGGGGGCGACGCTCGGCGCGGCCGCCCGGCTGCTGGAGGAAAAGCAGGTGTTGCGCGACGCCACGCTCTTCCGCCGCCTGTCGCGCTATCTCGGCTCGTCGGACCCGATCCGCGCGGGCGAGTTCGCCATTCCCGCAGGGGCGAGCGCCGCGCGCATCCTCGATATCCTGCAGCATGGCACGCCGGTGCAGCGGCTCATCACCATTCCGGAAGGCATGCCGTCGATCCTCGTCCATGAAAAGCTGATGGCAGAGCCCCTGCTGACCGGAACGACAGAGGTTCCGGTAGAAGGGTCCGTCCTGCCCGACAGCTACAGCTTTGAACGCGGCGAAACGCGGGCGGCGGTGCTGAAGCGCATGCAGGATGCGATGAAGGCGACGCTTGGCGAACTGTGGAAGGCGCGGAAGAAAACGACGCCGGTCAAATCCCCGCGCGAGGCGATCATCCTCGCCTCCATCGTCGAGAAGGAAACCGGCAAGCCCGAGGAGCGGCGCATGGTGGCGGGCGTCTACGCCAATCGCCTGCGCATCGGCATGGCGCTTCAGGCAGACCCGACCGTGATCTATCCGGTGACAAAGGGCAAGCCGCTGGGCCGCCGCATCCGCCAGTCGGAACTGAAGGCCGACAATGGCTATAACACCTATGCCAGGGCCGGCCTGCCGCAGGGGCCGATCGCCAACCCCGGCCGCGAATCCATCGCCGCCGTGCTGGACCCGGAGCCGACCAAGGCGCTCTATTTCGTGGCGGATGGCACCGGCGGACACATCTTCGCCGATACGCTGGCCGAACATCAGGCGAATGTGGAGAAATGGTACGCCCTCCGCCGCGCGCGCGGGGAGATGTAG
- the cysK gene encoding cysteine synthase A, translating to MKVNSVLETIGNTPHIRLSRMFGPDHEVWNKSERANPGGSIKDRIALAMIEDAERTGKLQPGGTIVEPTSGNTGIGLAMVAAVKGYRLILVMPESMSLERRRLMLAYGASFDLTPREKGMKGAIERAIELVETTDGAWMPQQFENPANIEVHVRTTAREILDDFRDTPLDVLVTGVGTGGHITGCAEVLKKEWPGLKVYAVEPTLSPVISGGAPGPHPIQGIGAGFVPANLHTRVLDGVIQVDPNDAKEYARRAAREEGLLVGISSGATLAAIAQKLSGMPKGTRVLGFNYDTGERYLSVADFLPE from the coding sequence ATGAAGGTCAATTCGGTACTGGAGACGATCGGCAACACGCCGCATATTCGGTTGAGCCGGATGTTCGGCCCCGATCACGAGGTGTGGAACAAGAGCGAGCGCGCCAATCCCGGCGGCTCGATCAAGGACCGCATCGCGCTCGCGATGATCGAGGATGCCGAACGCACCGGCAAGCTGCAGCCCGGCGGCACGATCGTGGAGCCGACCTCCGGCAACACCGGCATCGGCCTGGCGATGGTCGCCGCCGTCAAGGGTTACAGGCTCATCCTCGTGATGCCAGAATCCATGTCGCTGGAGCGGCGCAGGCTGATGCTCGCCTATGGCGCGAGCTTCGATCTCACTCCGCGCGAAAAGGGGATGAAAGGCGCGATCGAGCGCGCGATCGAGCTGGTCGAGACGACCGACGGTGCATGGATGCCGCAGCAGTTTGAAAATCCTGCCAATATCGAAGTCCATGTCCGCACCACCGCGCGGGAAATCCTGGACGATTTTCGCGACACGCCGCTTGACGTGCTGGTCACCGGCGTCGGCACCGGGGGCCATATCACCGGCTGCGCCGAGGTGCTGAAGAAGGAATGGCCCGGCCTCAAGGTCTATGCGGTCGAACCCACGCTTTCACCGGTCATTTCCGGCGGCGCGCCCGGCCCTCACCCGATTCAGGGGATCGGCGCGGGCTTCGTGCCCGCCAACCTCCATACGCGGGTGCTGGACGGGGTAATCCAGGTCGATCCGAACGACGCGAAGGAATATGCCCGCCGCGCGGCGCGGGAGGAGGGCCTGCTCGTCGGCATCTCGTCCGGCGCGACGCTGGCTGCGATCGCCCAGAAGCTTTCCGGCATGCCCAAGGGCACGCGGGTGCTGGGCTTCAACTATGACACCGGCGAGCGCTATCTGTCGGTGGCGGATTTCCTGCCGGAATAA
- the rpsR gene encoding 30S ribosomal protein S18: MARPFFRRRKSCPFSGKDAPKIDYKDVRLLQGFVSERGKIVPSRITAVSAKKQRELAQAIKRSRHIGLLPFIVK; the protein is encoded by the coding sequence ATGGCACGCCCATTTTTCCGTCGCCGCAAGTCCTGCCCCTTTTCCGGCAAGGACGCGCCGAAGATCGACTATAAGGACGTCCGTCTGCTCCAGGGCTTTGTGTCCGAGCGCGGCAAGATCGTCCCCAGCCGCATCACTGCGGTTTCCGCCAAGAAGCAGCGCGAGCTGGCGCAGGCGATCAAGCGCTCGCGCCATATCGGCCTCCTGCCCTTCATCGTGAAATAA